The following proteins come from a genomic window of Thiothrix winogradskyi:
- a CDS encoding recombination-associated protein RdgC, with translation MWFKNLYLLRLSSDFALTPEALHEALESKPFLGCGNELREASGWVSPFGRNSEQLVLATNGCLLLTLAHQEKMLPASVVREELDNLVAEIEEKEARKIGKREKQDLRDEIEFELLPKAFTRTKKMDAWLDPANGWMIINSSSNTPAERLTHLLRNSLGSLPVTPPKTDMSPAVLMTQWLADDHTLPAPFTLGEACELKGQGEAKSVATFKRHELMAEEVQANLAAGKTVSKLALIWADKISFVLTEDLGVRQVRFLDVLADNLKEADPQSHAEKLDIEFTLMTGEVTLMLADLMQCFTAAPEAEPA, from the coding sequence ATGTGGTTCAAGAATCTGTACCTGCTGCGTTTGAGCAGTGATTTCGCCCTCACGCCGGAAGCACTACACGAAGCCCTTGAAAGCAAACCCTTTTTGGGTTGCGGCAATGAATTGCGTGAAGCCAGCGGCTGGGTATCACCGTTTGGGCGCAATAGTGAGCAATTGGTGCTGGCAACTAATGGCTGTCTGCTGCTGACACTGGCACACCAGGAAAAAATGCTCCCGGCTTCGGTGGTGCGTGAAGAACTCGATAACTTGGTTGCCGAGATCGAAGAAAAAGAAGCCCGCAAGATCGGTAAACGCGAAAAGCAAGATTTGCGTGACGAGATCGAATTTGAACTACTGCCTAAGGCATTCACCCGCACCAAGAAAATGGACGCTTGGTTGGATCCCGCCAATGGCTGGATGATTATTAACAGCTCGTCGAATACGCCAGCGGAACGCTTAACCCATTTGCTGCGTAATAGCTTAGGCAGTTTGCCCGTGACTCCCCCGAAAACCGACATGAGTCCGGCGGTGCTCATGACGCAATGGCTGGCAGATGACCACACCTTGCCCGCGCCCTTTACCTTGGGCGAAGCGTGCGAATTAAAAGGGCAGGGCGAAGCAAAAAGTGTGGCGACGTTTAAGCGCCATGAACTGATGGCGGAAGAAGTGCAAGCGAATCTGGCAGCGGGTAAAACGGTATCTAAACTCGCTTTAATCTGGGCAGACAAGATCAGTTTCGTCTTGACCGAGGATTTAGGGGTGCGTCAGGTGCGTTTCTTGGATGTGCTGGCCGACAACCTTAAGGAAGCCGACCCGCAATCTCATGCCGAAAAGCTGGACATCGAATTCACCCTGATGACGGGTGAAGTGACGCTGATGTTAGCCGATTTGATGCAATGTTTTACGGCAGCGCCTGAAGCAGAGCCTGCTTAA
- the metG gene encoding methionine--tRNA ligase: MQPRKILITSALPYANGPIHIGHMVEYIQTDIWARFQRLRGNECYYVCADDTHGTPIMLRAQQEGITPEQLIARIGAEHQRDFAGFRVGFDNYYTTHSDENRHFAEFIYKAARDNGHIEKRTIRQAYDAQAKMFLPDRFIKGECPRCGAADQYGDNCEACGATYSPTDLKNAVSAISGTTPIEKETDHYFFKLGHFETFLREFLASGAVQKEIANKQMEWFESDQGLSDWDVSRDAPYWGFKIPDTDDKYFYVWLDAPIGYLASFKNLCDRTGLDFDSFWKPDSTAEVYHFIGKDIAYFHTLFWPALLHGAGFRTPSAVHCHGFLTVNGAKMSKSRGTFIQAESYLKHLNPEWLRYYFASKLSNGVDDIDLNLEDFVARVNSDLVGKVVNIASRCAGFINKRFDNKLADTLPDPTLYQEFSDASERIAELYETRRYGQAMREIMGLADKANQYVDEQKPWVLAKDPDRLAEVQNVCTQGINMFRAIVSYLKPVLPQLAVDAESFLNAGELTWASVATPLISSEIATFKALMTRVEPAMIEAMLEDNASATLSNQTDNRSLSEVEGNSTQHLTDDPISPTIDYDDFAKIDLRIAKIVKAEHVKGADKLVQLTLDLGGETRNVFAGIKSAYDPVDLEGRYTVMVANLAPRKMRFGVSEGMVLAAGPGGKDLFILTPDKGAEPGMRVK; the protein is encoded by the coding sequence ATGCAGCCAAGAAAAATACTCATTACCAGCGCACTGCCCTACGCCAATGGCCCGATTCACATTGGTCACATGGTCGAATACATCCAGACGGATATTTGGGCGCGTTTTCAGCGTTTGCGTGGCAATGAATGTTACTACGTGTGTGCGGATGACACGCACGGCACACCGATCATGCTGCGAGCGCAACAAGAAGGTATTACCCCAGAACAATTGATTGCTCGCATTGGCGCGGAACATCAGCGCGATTTTGCCGGTTTTCGGGTCGGTTTCGACAATTACTACACCACGCACTCCGACGAAAACCGCCATTTCGCCGAATTCATCTACAAAGCGGCGCGTGACAACGGGCATATTGAAAAGCGCACCATTCGCCAAGCTTACGATGCGCAGGCAAAAATGTTCCTGCCCGACCGTTTCATTAAAGGTGAATGCCCACGTTGTGGCGCGGCGGATCAATACGGCGATAACTGCGAAGCTTGCGGTGCGACTTACTCCCCCACTGATTTGAAAAATGCGGTGTCAGCAATTTCCGGCACGACTCCGATTGAAAAAGAAACCGACCACTATTTCTTTAAGCTGGGGCATTTTGAAACCTTCCTGCGTGAATTCCTTGCCAGCGGCGCGGTACAAAAAGAAATCGCCAATAAGCAAATGGAGTGGTTTGAGTCGGATCAAGGCTTGAGCGATTGGGATGTGTCCCGCGACGCACCTTACTGGGGCTTTAAAATTCCCGATACTGACGACAAATATTTTTACGTGTGGCTGGATGCGCCGATTGGTTATTTAGCCAGCTTCAAAAACCTGTGTGACCGTACCGGGCTGGATTTTGATAGCTTCTGGAAACCCGATTCCACTGCCGAGGTATACCACTTCATCGGCAAAGACATCGCTTATTTCCACACATTATTTTGGCCTGCCCTCTTGCATGGCGCGGGTTTCCGCACCCCCAGCGCGGTACATTGCCACGGATTTTTGACGGTAAACGGCGCGAAAATGTCCAAATCACGCGGCACATTTATTCAAGCTGAAAGCTACCTCAAGCATTTGAACCCGGAATGGTTACGCTATTATTTCGCCAGTAAACTCAGCAATGGCGTGGATGACATCGACCTTAACCTCGAAGATTTCGTGGCGCGGGTCAACAGCGATTTAGTCGGCAAAGTGGTTAATATTGCCTCGCGCTGCGCTGGTTTCATCAACAAGCGATTTGACAACAAACTGGCTGATACGCTGCCTGATCCCACGTTATATCAAGAATTTAGCGACGCCTCTGAACGCATTGCCGAACTGTACGAAACCCGCCGCTACGGTCAAGCCATGCGCGAAATCATGGGCTTGGCTGACAAGGCCAACCAATACGTTGACGAACAAAAGCCGTGGGTACTCGCCAAAGACCCAGATCGCCTTGCCGAGGTACAAAACGTTTGCACCCAAGGCATCAATATGTTTCGTGCGATTGTGAGCTACCTCAAGCCGGTTCTACCACAATTGGCGGTGGACGCAGAAAGCTTCCTCAATGCGGGTGAATTAACCTGGGCAAGTGTTGCGACACCGCTGATTAGCAGCGAAATTGCTACGTTCAAAGCCCTGATGACTCGTGTTGAACCGGCAATGATCGAAGCCATGCTCGAAGACAATGCTTCGGCTACGCTCAGCAACCAAACAGATAACCGCTCCCTGAGCGAAGTCGAAGGGAACAGTACTCAACACCTGACCGACGACCCGATCAGCCCCACGATTGACTACGACGATTTCGCCAAAATCGACTTACGCATTGCTAAAATCGTCAAAGCCGAACACGTCAAAGGCGCAGATAAGCTGGTACAATTGACCCTTGATCTGGGCGGCGAAACCCGCAATGTGTTTGCTGGGATAAAATCCGCTTACGACCCCGTCGATCTGGAAGGTCGCTATACCGTGATGGTTGCCAACCTTGCCCCCCGTAAAATGCGCTTTGGTGTATCCGAAGGCATGGTGTTGGCAGCGGGACCTGGCGGTAAAGATTTATTCATCCTGACACCTGATAAGGGTGCAGAACCCGGAATGCGCGTAAAGTAA
- a CDS encoding DUF349 domain-containing protein yields MLGKFFKPKWQHTDASVRLKSLATLAGDSVELIKIAQSDPDSDVRMEAITRLHHIPTLVQLGHTAGSIGERARQRVIGLAATEHRHDHLLAEVFAWLQNPALLRSIARDSLRGAKLRHQAIAKLDDQELLFSIASNDTSKEIQYIAATNIDDLEKLQALEKTHGKQNKRLRQLLKEREDLVQHQHQQQAEIDALCAEAETLGNNQRWAQEKTRAKVLEQRWQKISKVTNETQQQRFQQALTDFQQRLQTWESEHTQQQQLLAQQAAEQARLAAEAQQQAEAAAQAEQERLEQAQQREAAARKHHQQQQAQQEQTLKDLHNSLKTLESHLEAEQYGEAIEVHKTLRENLKNATHLPGKEQAFFQRRLQALAPFLREIQDWRRWGTDQVRKQLIETAEHLRTDEELDPQERAKKIHTLREEWRKLSQLEPGQQHTMWKAFDANATAAYEPSKQYFAEQAQQRATHLEQRNSICAQLEALHADTDWETPDWRALQVALNGSRKHWKAAGTVSHKDWKSINERFNTAMDALETHFKAERARNWHERSQLVEQAKALLDSPDTAQAIEQAKVLQTQWQISLSSRPSDEQRLWKQFREPIDALFARAREERQQQQHERNAQQAEAARQTEEQRQRERERQQQQLADLEALATQSTQRKQADTNADEQVANRHTGELLCLQLEILLELESPVEFQATRLKYQVAQLSETMRSRKETTQPSAHALPVLKQWYALGGMPATALASQTARIEKIKQALLQALP; encoded by the coding sequence ATGTTAGGGAAGTTCTTTAAACCAAAATGGCAACATACCGATGCCAGTGTCCGCCTGAAATCACTAGCTACCCTTGCCGGTGACAGTGTGGAATTAATCAAGATTGCCCAAAGCGATCCTGATAGCGATGTGCGCATGGAAGCGATTACCCGTTTGCACCACATCCCGACCTTGGTGCAATTGGGTCACACCGCAGGTTCCATTGGTGAACGCGCCCGCCAGCGGGTCATCGGTTTAGCAGCAACTGAGCACCGCCATGACCATTTGCTGGCAGAAGTTTTTGCCTGGCTACAAAACCCCGCATTACTCCGCAGTATTGCGCGGGACTCGCTCCGTGGTGCTAAATTGCGCCACCAAGCCATCGCCAAACTGGACGACCAAGAATTATTGTTTAGCATTGCCAGTAACGATACCTCCAAAGAAATCCAATACATCGCCGCCACGAACATTGACGATTTAGAAAAACTGCAAGCCCTAGAGAAAACACACGGCAAACAAAACAAACGCTTGCGCCAGTTGCTCAAAGAACGCGAAGACCTTGTGCAACATCAGCACCAACAACAAGCCGAGATTGACGCACTCTGCGCCGAAGCCGAAACCCTCGGCAACAACCAACGCTGGGCGCAAGAGAAAACCCGTGCGAAAGTACTGGAGCAACGTTGGCAAAAAATCAGCAAAGTCACCAACGAAACCCAACAGCAGCGCTTCCAACAAGCACTGACCGATTTTCAGCAGCGCCTGCAAACATGGGAAAGCGAACACACCCAGCAACAACAATTGCTCGCCCAACAAGCCGCTGAGCAAGCCCGTCTGGCTGCCGAAGCCCAACAACAAGCCGAAGCCGCCGCGCAAGCCGAACAAGAGCGCCTCGAACAGGCACAACAGCGTGAAGCCGCCGCCCGCAAACACCACCAGCAACAACAAGCCCAACAAGAACAAACCTTAAAAGATTTACACAACAGTTTAAAAACGCTGGAGTCTCACCTAGAAGCCGAACAATACGGCGAAGCCATTGAGGTACACAAAACCCTCAGGGAAAATCTCAAAAATGCCACGCACCTGCCCGGCAAAGAACAAGCCTTCTTCCAACGCCGTCTGCAAGCACTCGCCCCCTTCCTACGCGAAATCCAAGACTGGCGGCGCTGGGGTACCGATCAAGTACGCAAACAACTGATCGAGACGGCTGAACACCTGCGCACCGATGAGGAGCTTGACCCACAAGAACGTGCCAAGAAAATCCACACACTGCGGGAAGAATGGCGCAAATTGTCCCAGCTTGAACCGGGGCAACAACACACCATGTGGAAAGCCTTTGATGCCAATGCCACGGCTGCTTACGAACCCAGCAAACAATATTTTGCCGAACAAGCGCAACAACGTGCCACGCATCTCGAACAACGCAACAGCATTTGCGCCCAACTCGAAGCCTTACACGCGGACACTGACTGGGAAACCCCCGACTGGCGGGCGCTACAAGTCGCCCTCAACGGATCCCGCAAACACTGGAAAGCCGCCGGAACCGTCAGCCACAAAGACTGGAAAAGCATCAACGAGCGTTTCAACACTGCGATGGATGCGTTAGAAACCCACTTCAAAGCCGAACGCGCCCGCAACTGGCACGAACGTAGCCAACTGGTCGAACAAGCCAAAGCCCTGTTAGATTCCCCCGACACGGCACAAGCCATTGAGCAAGCCAAAGTGTTACAAACCCAGTGGCAAATTAGCCTCAGTTCACGCCCTTCTGATGAACAACGCTTGTGGAAACAATTCCGCGAACCGATAGATGCCCTGTTTGCCCGTGCGCGTGAAGAACGCCAGCAACAACAGCACGAACGCAATGCGCAACAAGCGGAAGCCGCCCGTCAGACTGAAGAACAACGCCAACGCGAACGGGAACGCCAGCAGCAGCAACTCGCTGATTTGGAAGCCCTTGCCACCCAATCCACGCAACGCAAACAAGCAGACACCAACGCTGACGAGCAAGTTGCCAACCGCCATACGGGTGAATTACTGTGCCTGCAACTGGAAATCCTGCTAGAGCTAGAAAGCCCTGTCGAGTTCCAAGCTACCCGCCTCAAGTATCAAGTGGCACAACTCTCAGAAACCATGCGCAGCCGCAAAGAAACCACGCAACCCAGTGCTCATGCCTTGCCGGTTTTAAAACAGTGGTATGCTTTGGGGGGAATGCCCGCGACTGCCCTTGCCAGCCAGACAGCGCGGATCGAGAAAATTAAGCAGGCTCTGCTTCAGGCGCTGCCGTAA
- a CDS encoding DUF1566 domain-containing protein, whose translation MNMNSVKVHTFNKASIAKQGQLLLAGVLMSSLLTACGGSSGPSAEETAARAAVTAAQSAATAAASAAQVAAAAAEIADKTAADKAAADAAAAAKTAAQASTQAAAKAAIDKSATDEADQAKSAAAAAQASADKAAASAVLAAQAAADKAGAIATAREEISTAATAISREVQAAQSARASAGYAALQAEQQAASYPEVAEALNQAKTYAAQAATEAEKAAAEKTQVEKIQTDAAGIETVADIQTLVTQAKAAGQAAKTAREAAEKALQSTRTAANQVASEVAAANAARRYTKLDSAGNALPSSATSWACIKENATGKVWESKTSTGLRDSDWRYRHFHNYAGYASTRDSNGRTLCEGLGNCDAYSYVNAVNGTGLCGRSQWRLPTMEELLNLVQVNNNGQRPNIDLAVFPDTVNKPNEAAYCSENLARTATDCGYAAGTPVNQGSDGRIECNYQGVDYGLPISADNPRGGSMVPLRYYGEVQDGKPTYPTHNWICYTRLISSY comes from the coding sequence ATGAATATGAACAGTGTCAAGGTTCATACGTTCAATAAAGCCTCTATCGCTAAGCAAGGGCAATTACTACTGGCGGGCGTTTTGATGTCATCACTGCTCACCGCTTGTGGTGGCAGTAGTGGACCCTCCGCAGAAGAAACTGCCGCGCGAGCAGCGGTGACTGCCGCGCAATCGGCAGCCACCGCAGCAGCATCTGCCGCACAGGTAGCAGCAGCAGCGGCAGAGATTGCGGACAAAACCGCAGCGGACAAGGCTGCTGCTGATGCAGCAGCAGCGGCAAAAACAGCAGCGCAAGCATCGACGCAGGCAGCGGCGAAAGCGGCTATTGATAAATCTGCTACTGATGAAGCAGACCAGGCAAAATCAGCGGCAGCAGCGGCACAAGCATCAGCAGACAAAGCGGCAGCTTCGGCTGTTTTGGCGGCACAAGCAGCGGCGGACAAAGCTGGTGCTATTGCAACCGCACGCGAAGAGATTAGCACGGCTGCAACCGCTATCAGCAGGGAAGTGCAAGCTGCACAGTCAGCACGTGCAAGTGCTGGTTACGCAGCACTACAGGCCGAACAACAGGCAGCATCTTATCCAGAAGTTGCCGAAGCTCTCAACCAAGCTAAAACCTATGCGGCGCAGGCAGCGACAGAAGCTGAGAAAGCAGCAGCGGAAAAAACGCAGGTTGAAAAAATCCAGACGGATGCTGCTGGTATAGAAACCGTAGCCGACATTCAAACGTTGGTGACACAGGCAAAAGCCGCAGGACAGGCGGCTAAGACTGCCCGTGAAGCGGCTGAAAAGGCGCTGCAATCGACTCGTACCGCTGCTAACCAAGTAGCATCGGAAGTGGCAGCGGCAAATGCAGCACGTCGCTATACCAAACTCGACAGTGCGGGCAATGCTTTGCCTTCTTCTGCCACGTCGTGGGCATGTATCAAAGAAAATGCTACCGGAAAGGTATGGGAATCTAAAACTAGTACTGGGTTGCGTGACAGCGATTGGCGCTACCGGCATTTCCACAACTATGCCGGTTATGCCAGTACCAGGGATAGCAATGGCAGAACGTTGTGTGAGGGGCTTGGTAATTGCGATGCTTATAGTTATGTGAATGCCGTTAATGGCACTGGTTTATGTGGCAGATCCCAATGGCGTTTGCCAACAATGGAAGAACTGTTGAATCTCGTGCAAGTGAATAACAATGGGCAGCGTCCTAACATTGACTTGGCGGTTTTCCCTGATACGGTTAACAAACCCAATGAGGCAGCTTATTGTTCCGAGAATCTGGCGAGAACGGCAACGGATTGTGGTTATGCAGCGGGAACACCTGTTAACCAAGGATCTGACGGGCGCATCGAGTGCAATTACCAAGGTGTGGATTATGGCCTGCCGATCAGTGCGGATAATCCGCGCGGGGGTAGCATGGTTCCATTGCGTTATTACGGTGAAGTACAAGATGGGAAACCGACTTATCCGACACATAACTGGATTTGTTATACCCGCTTGATCAGTAGTTACTAA